The following proteins are encoded in a genomic region of Danio rerio strain Tuebingen ecotype United States chromosome 16, GRCz12tu, whole genome shotgun sequence:
- the baalca gene encoding BAALC binder of MAP3K1 and KLF4 a isoform X1 yields MMLSGSMGCGGSRSATIEPRYYESRDTESTWLTNTDTERTAAGNGTGESAGTGTSDNDNTTTAAAGAEGREGRDNEQKLLSEGEAAGERRHTVQQKHHQQPEETLTQRHRG; encoded by the exons ATGATGCTCTCGGGCTCGATGGGCTGCGGGGGAAGCAGATCCGCCACGATTGAGCCCCGTTATTACGAGAGCAGAGACACCGAGTCTACGTGGCTGACAAACACGGACACGGAACGGACAGCCGCCGGTAATGGAACCGGCGAGAGCGCGGGCACGGGCACGAGCGACAATGACAATACAACAACAGCGGCTGCCGGTGCAG AGGGAAGAGAAGGCCGTGACAATGAGCAGAAACTCCTCAGTGAAGGAGAAGCGGCTGGTGAACGCCGGCACACAGTGCAGCAGAAACACCACCAACAGCCAGAGGAGACCctcacacagagacacagag GTTAA
- the baalca gene encoding BAALC binder of MAP3K1 and KLF4 a, translated as MGCGGSRSATIEPRYYESRDTESTWLTNTDTERTAAGNGTGESAGTGTSDNDNTTTAAAGAGQREEKAVTMSRNSSVKEKRLVNAGTQCSRNTTNSQRRPSHRDTEVKSKSKKLPHADGVKNVCPAVNSEAVS; from the exons ATGGGCTGCGGGGGAAGCAGATCCGCCACGATTGAGCCCCGTTATTACGAGAGCAGAGACACCGAGTCTACGTGGCTGACAAACACGGACACGGAACGGACAGCCGCCGGTAATGGAACCGGCGAGAGCGCGGGCACGGGCACGAGCGACAATGACAATACAACAACAGCGGCTGCCGGTGCAG GTCAGAGGGAAGAGAAGGCCGTGACAATGAGCAGAAACTCCTCAGTGAAGGAGAAGCGGCTGGTGAACGCCGGCACACAGTGCAGCAGAAACACCACCAACAGCCAGAGGAGACCctcacacagagacacagag GTTAAGAGTAAATCTAAGAAACTCCCTCACGCTGATGGGGTTAAAAATGTGTGTCCGGCTGTAAATTCTGAAGCTGTATCTTGA